Part of the Desulfolutivibrio sulfoxidireducens genome is shown below.
TGATCCAGCATCCGTTGTACAAGAAGTTCATCCGCCGCCACAAAAAGTTCATGGCCCATGATCCGGCCAACGAATGCGGCGTGGGGGACATGGTGCGGATCATCGAACATCGGCCCCTGTCCAGGCGCAAGCGCTGGCATCTGGTGCAAATCACGGAAAAAGCGGTTTAGGGTGAGACGATGATCCAGGTGGAAAGCAAACTCGACGTGGCGGACAATTCCGGGGCCAAGAAGGTGAGCTGCATCAAGGTCCTGGGCGGCAGCCGTCGCCGGTATGCGGGCGTGGGTGACATTATCGTGGTCTCGGTCAAGGAGGCCATGCCCCATTCCAAGGTGAAAAAGGGCGCGGTGATGAAGGCCGTGGTGGTGCGAACCACCAAGGAGATCGGTCGCCCCGATGGCTCGTACATCAAATTCGACAACAATTCCGCTGTGCTGCTCAACGCCCAGCTTGAGCCAGTGGGGACCCGCATCTTTGGACCTGTGGCCAGGGAACTGCGGCAGAAAAACTTCATGAAAATCGTCTCCCTCGCTCCCGAAGTGTTGTAGAGACGCCGCAGCCGCATTGAGGACGCCATGAAAACGTACAAGATTCGCAAAAACGACAAGGTCATCGTCACCACCGGCAAGGATAAGGGAAAGGTGGGCCGCGTGCTCAAGCTTCTGCCCAAAAAGGACCGCATCCTGGTGGAGAAGGTGAACATGGTCAAGCGCCACACCAAGGCCAATCCCTACGCCAAGAGCCCCGGCGGCATCGTGGAGAAGGAAGCTCCGATGCATATCTCCAATGTGGCCCTTTTGTGTGACGCCTGCGCCAAGCCGACCCGGGTGGGATACAAGATCACCGATGACGGCAAAAAGGTCCGGTACTGCAAGAAATGCAACCAGGACATCGATAAGGGATAACACCATGACCCGCCTGGAAAACATGTATTCTGAAAAGGTGGCCCCGGCCCTCAAAAAAGAGTTCGGCTACACCTCGTCCATGCAGATTCCGCGGCTTACGTCCGTCTCGCTCAACATCGGGCTTGGCGAGGCCAGCCAGAACAACAAGCTGATCGAGGAAGCCGTGGTGGAACTGACCACCATCGCCGGGCAAAAGGCCGTGGTCACCAGGGCCCGCAAGTCCATCGCCGCGTTCAAGCTGCGCGAGGGACTGCCTGTGGGATGCCGGGTGACCCTGCGCCACGAACGCATGTGGGACTTCCTGGACAAGCTGATCAATTACGCCCTGCCGCGCGTGCGGGATTTCCGGGGCGTTCCCGACAGGGGTTTTGACGGCAGGGGCAATTTCACGATGGGCATCCGGGAGCATACCATCTTCCCGGAGATCAACGTGGATCGGGTCGAGCGCGTCAAGGGCATGAACGTGACCATCGTCACCACGGCGCGCACCGACAAGGAAGGCAAGGTTTTGCTGGATCTGCTCGGCATGCCGTTCAAAAAATAAGGAGATCGGTCTTGGCTCGCACAGCACTCATGATCAAGGCCCGCCGTAAGCCGAAATTTACCGCCAGGGCATACAATCGTTGCCCCATTTGCGGCAGGTCCCGGGCGTATATGCGCAGGTTCGGCGTGTGCCGTATTTGTTTCCGTAACATGTCGCTGGCCGGCGAGCTTCCCGGCGTGCGCAAATCGAGCTGGTAAGCCAAGGAGAAGGGAAATGTCCGTTGTCGATCCCATTGCCGACATGCTTGCCCGCATTCGCAACGCCCATCAGGCGCTC
Proteins encoded:
- the rpsQ gene encoding 30S ribosomal protein S17 is translated as MIEQHKSNRRVLTGVVVSSKNDKTIVVRVETLIQHPLYKKFIRRHKKFMAHDPANECGVGDMVRIIEHRPLSRRKRWHLVQITEKAV
- a CDS encoding type Z 30S ribosomal protein S14; translated protein: MARTALMIKARRKPKFTARAYNRCPICGRSRAYMRRFGVCRICFRNMSLAGELPGVRKSSW
- the rplE gene encoding 50S ribosomal protein L5, which codes for MTRLENMYSEKVAPALKKEFGYTSSMQIPRLTSVSLNIGLGEASQNNKLIEEAVVELTTIAGQKAVVTRARKSIAAFKLREGLPVGCRVTLRHERMWDFLDKLINYALPRVRDFRGVPDRGFDGRGNFTMGIREHTIFPEINVDRVERVKGMNVTIVTTARTDKEGKVLLDLLGMPFKK
- the rplN gene encoding 50S ribosomal protein L14; translation: MIQVESKLDVADNSGAKKVSCIKVLGGSRRRYAGVGDIIVVSVKEAMPHSKVKKGAVMKAVVVRTTKEIGRPDGSYIKFDNNSAVLLNAQLEPVGTRIFGPVARELRQKNFMKIVSLAPEVL
- the rplX gene encoding 50S ribosomal protein L24, with the protein product MKTYKIRKNDKVIVTTGKDKGKVGRVLKLLPKKDRILVEKVNMVKRHTKANPYAKSPGGIVEKEAPMHISNVALLCDACAKPTRVGYKITDDGKKVRYCKKCNQDIDKG